From Spirosoma aerolatum, one genomic window encodes:
- a CDS encoding NPCBM/NEW2 domain-containing protein — protein MKRLTQLLLAGFCCLTTATYAQQTRAIWLDEINIKSFSEGIPAVLGKTNAAGDSMLINGQYFTHGVGVNATSILAFYLDGKATEFSALVGVDDKGNKNLPHTFYVIGDRNILFNSGEMRLGDAPKAVKVNLTGIKRLGLLVNVEDAGRTKVYSNWANAQLVMLGNHLPQNIPNTDERYILTPPSPKTPRINSPSVFGARPGNPFLYTIAATGDRPMTFAVDRLPKGLSLDEKTGRITGSVAQRGTYQATLTAKNALGKTTKTLKIKIGDTISITPPIGWNGWNSWARNIDQEKVIASADALVKMGLRDHGWTYINIDDAWQGKRGGPLNAIQPNEKFPRFKEMVDYIHSLGLKTGIYSTPMITSYAGYVGGSSDFEDGHITNEIIANKRSYRYVGKYQFEANDARQFAEWGIDYLKYDWRIEVPSTERMAVALKQSGRDIHYSISNSAPFANVRDWARLTNSYRTGPDIRDSWNSLFVSAFTLDKWAPFGGPGHWNDPDMMIVGNVTTGTQLHPTRLTPDEQYSHVSLFSLLAAPLLIGCPIEQLDPFTLNLLTNDEVIAIDQDPLGKSARLVQETDGVQVWLKPLEDGSYAVGLFNVGDFGKTPESYFRWGDEPKKIFTFDFTKAGLNGRFNLRDVWRQKDLGNFTGAFKTDIRHHGVVLLKMSPAK, from the coding sequence ATGAAGCGTTTAACCCAACTTTTACTGGCAGGGTTCTGCTGCCTGACCACCGCCACCTACGCGCAGCAAACCCGCGCCATCTGGCTGGACGAGATCAACATCAAATCCTTCTCGGAGGGCATTCCGGCGGTGCTGGGCAAAACCAACGCGGCTGGCGATTCCATGCTCATCAACGGGCAGTATTTTACGCACGGCGTGGGCGTCAACGCCACCAGCATTCTGGCTTTTTACCTTGATGGCAAGGCAACCGAATTTTCGGCCCTGGTGGGCGTAGACGACAAAGGCAATAAAAATCTACCCCATACCTTCTACGTCATAGGCGACCGTAACATCCTGTTCAATAGCGGAGAAATGCGACTCGGCGATGCGCCCAAAGCCGTAAAAGTGAACCTGACGGGCATCAAGCGATTGGGCCTGCTCGTAAACGTGGAGGATGCTGGTCGAACCAAAGTCTATTCAAACTGGGCCAATGCGCAACTGGTGATGCTGGGCAACCACCTGCCCCAAAACATCCCTAATACCGACGAGCGGTACATCCTGACCCCACCTTCGCCAAAAACACCACGCATCAACTCACCCAGCGTATTCGGAGCAAGGCCGGGCAATCCATTTCTGTATACCATCGCTGCCACCGGCGACCGGCCCATGACATTTGCCGTTGATCGCTTGCCCAAGGGCCTATCGCTGGACGAAAAAACCGGACGCATTACGGGTAGTGTAGCCCAACGCGGCACCTATCAGGCCACGCTCACCGCTAAAAACGCCCTGGGGAAAACGACCAAAACCCTGAAAATCAAGATTGGGGATACCATTTCAATTACTCCGCCTATTGGCTGGAACGGCTGGAACTCCTGGGCCCGCAACATCGATCAGGAGAAAGTAATAGCCTCCGCCGATGCGCTGGTGAAGATGGGGCTGCGCGATCATGGCTGGACGTACATCAACATCGACGATGCCTGGCAGGGTAAGCGCGGTGGGCCGCTCAACGCCATTCAACCGAACGAGAAATTCCCCCGCTTCAAGGAAATGGTCGACTATATTCATTCGCTGGGGCTGAAAACGGGCATTTACTCAACGCCTATGATTACCAGTTATGCGGGTTACGTGGGTGGCTCTTCGGATTTCGAAGATGGTCACATTACCAATGAGATTATTGCCAACAAGCGGTCGTACCGCTACGTGGGGAAATACCAGTTTGAGGCCAACGACGCCCGGCAGTTTGCCGAATGGGGCATCGACTACCTCAAATACGACTGGCGCATTGAGGTGCCATCGACCGAACGCATGGCCGTTGCTCTGAAACAATCGGGGCGGGATATTCATTATAGCATCTCCAATTCGGCCCCGTTTGCCAACGTCCGGGACTGGGCGCGGCTCACCAACAGCTACCGCACTGGCCCCGACATTCGCGATAGCTGGAACAGCCTGTTTGTGTCGGCCTTTACCCTCGACAAGTGGGCACCTTTCGGCGGCCCCGGCCACTGGAACGACCCCGATATGATGATTGTCGGCAACGTAACCACCGGAACGCAACTACATCCCACTCGACTTACGCCCGACGAACAATACAGCCACGTGAGTTTGTTTAGTTTGCTGGCCGCTCCCCTACTGATCGGCTGCCCGATTGAACAACTCGATCCGTTTACGCTGAATCTGCTCACCAACGACGAGGTAATTGCCATCGACCAGGACCCGTTGGGAAAATCGGCCCGGCTGGTGCAGGAAACCGATGGCGTTCAGGTCTGGCTTAAACCGCTCGAAGACGGTTCGTATGCGGTAGGCTTATTTAACGTCGGTGACTTCGGCAAAACGCCCGAATCGTACTTCCGGTGGGGTGACGAACCAAAAAAAATATTCACGTTTGACTTCACTAAGGCTGGTCTTAATGGCCGTTTTAATCTAAGGGATGTGTGGCGTCAAAAAGACCTTGGTAACTTTACGGGAGCATTCAAAACGGATATTCGCCACCACGGCGTTGTGCTGTTGAAGATGAGTCCGGCAAAATAA